In Methylocystis echinoides, one genomic interval encodes:
- a CDS encoding M3 family metallopeptidase — translation MPHSTNPLLTTWDTPFGLPPFGAIKSEDFSPAFDVALSSHKAEIDAIAQNPESPSFENTIEALERAGKTLTDVGSVFWNLTATDTNPALQASEREMAAALSRHASEISMNKALFARVDALHEKRAGLGLTAEQRRVLELTHKNFVRAGARLDEKQKERLKGIMERLATLSTSFSQNVLADESAWLLLLDEEDLDGLSPDFRAAAARLAIERGAPGKYAVSLARSSAETFLQSSARRDLREIVYRAWTRRGESGGETDNAAVIREMLELREERATLLGFESFADYKLDDTMAKTPEAVRDLLDRVWTPALARAAEERANIQALVDAEGANFEVAGHDWRYYAERVRKDFYDLDQTTLRPYFQLDRMIEAAFHVAERLFGLRFVAQEGLDLYHPDVRAFEALDRDGRHVALFLADYFARPSKRSGAWMSDFRSQHKLDGEVRPIIVNVMNFTKGAEGEPTLLSLDDARTLFHEFGHALHGMLSDVTYPLVSGTSVARDFVELPSQLFEHWLLEPAVLKQFARHAETGAPMPDDLLQRIAASRHFNQGFATVEFCASAYVDLDIHAQSFPEDLSVGDFERESLAKIRMPEEIVMRHRLPHFSHIFSGDGYSAGYYSYLWAEALDADAFEAFKETGDPFDADVAEKLKTFIYAAGGRQDAADAYTSFRGRMPTAEPLLRQRGFSNTTT, via the coding sequence ATGCCGCACTCCACGAATCCGCTGCTGACGACCTGGGACACGCCTTTTGGACTGCCGCCCTTTGGCGCGATCAAGAGCGAAGACTTCAGCCCGGCGTTCGACGTCGCCCTCTCCAGTCACAAGGCGGAAATCGACGCCATCGCGCAAAATCCCGAGTCGCCCAGCTTTGAAAATACGATCGAGGCGCTGGAGCGCGCCGGGAAGACTTTGACCGACGTCGGCTCGGTCTTCTGGAATCTCACGGCGACGGACACGAACCCCGCGTTGCAGGCGAGCGAGCGGGAGATGGCGGCCGCGCTGTCGCGGCATGCGAGCGAAATCTCCATGAATAAGGCGCTGTTCGCGCGCGTCGACGCGCTCCATGAAAAGCGCGCCGGCCTCGGCTTGACGGCCGAGCAGCGGCGCGTTCTGGAGCTCACGCACAAGAACTTCGTGCGCGCGGGGGCGAGGCTCGACGAAAAGCAGAAAGAGCGGCTCAAGGGGATCATGGAGCGGCTCGCAACGCTCTCCACCAGCTTCTCTCAGAATGTCCTTGCCGATGAATCGGCCTGGCTGCTGCTTCTTGACGAAGAAGACCTCGATGGACTTTCGCCCGATTTTCGCGCGGCGGCCGCGCGGCTCGCGATCGAGCGCGGCGCGCCGGGGAAATATGCGGTGAGCCTCGCGCGCTCAAGCGCGGAAACCTTTCTGCAAAGCTCGGCCCGCCGCGATCTGCGCGAAATCGTCTATCGCGCCTGGACGCGCCGCGGCGAAAGCGGCGGCGAGACTGACAACGCTGCGGTCATCCGCGAAATGCTCGAATTGCGCGAAGAGCGCGCGACGCTTCTGGGCTTTGAGAGCTTCGCCGATTACAAGCTCGACGACACGATGGCGAAGACGCCCGAAGCGGTGCGTGATCTCCTCGATCGCGTCTGGACGCCGGCGCTGGCGCGCGCCGCCGAAGAGCGCGCCAATATTCAGGCGCTCGTCGACGCGGAAGGCGCCAACTTCGAAGTGGCGGGCCACGATTGGCGCTATTACGCGGAGCGCGTTCGCAAGGATTTTTACGATCTCGACCAGACGACGCTGCGCCCGTATTTTCAGCTCGATCGGATGATCGAAGCCGCCTTCCATGTCGCCGAGAGACTTTTCGGCCTGCGTTTCGTCGCGCAGGAAGGGCTCGATCTCTATCATCCCGACGTTCGCGCCTTCGAGGCCCTCGACCGCGACGGCCGTCATGTGGCGCTGTTTCTCGCCGATTATTTCGCGCGGCCCTCGAAGCGCAGCGGCGCCTGGATGTCGGACTTCCGCTCGCAGCACAAGCTCGATGGCGAGGTGCGGCCGATCATCGTCAATGTCATGAATTTCACCAAGGGCGCGGAGGGCGAGCCGACGCTGTTGAGTCTCGACGACGCGCGCACGTTGTTCCACGAGTTCGGACACGCCCTGCATGGCATGTTGTCCGACGTCACTTACCCTCTGGTCTCGGGAACCAGCGTCGCGCGCGATTTCGTCGAATTGCCTTCACAGCTCTTCGAACATTGGCTTCTCGAGCCCGCCGTCCTGAAGCAGTTCGCGCGGCACGCCGAAACCGGCGCGCCCATGCCCGACGATCTCCTCCAGCGCATCGCCGCGTCTCGGCATTTCAATCAGGGCTTCGCGACGGTGGAGTTCTGCGCCTCCGCTTATGTCGATCTCGACATTCATGCCCAAAGCTTTCCAGAGGACCTCAGCGTCGGCGACTTCGAGCGGGAGAGTCTCGCAAAGATCCGGATGCCGGAGGAAATCGTCATGCGGCATCGGTTGCCGCACTTCAGTCACATCTTTTCGGGCGACGGCTATTCGGCTGGTTACTACAGCTATCTCTGGGCGGAGGCGCTCGACGCCGACGCCTTCGAAGCCTTCAAAGAGACGGGCGACCCCTTCGACGCAGATGTCGCGGAGAAGCTCAAGACCTTTATTTATGCGGCCGGCGGTCGGCAGGACGCCGCCGACGCCTATACGTCCTTTCGTGGTCGGATGCCGACTGCGGAGCCGCTCCTGCGCCAACGCGGTTTCAGCAATACGACGACCTAA
- a CDS encoding alginate export family protein has product MAKLRHLKLGVAVAALAVSTGAVRAEDQKASPSVATKTESAAGKGKQSDATRGEAKADQKGVAAKGDGANKGDAAKGDAAKGDGAKGAAAKPGDAKPEEKKSYYVPTRGYRLEPQPDIPPYVRNLGKTYPQFEGIDWLNVGLDSRVRFEYRQNDYRPWTDTTTFPPTSQRRYFPNSLWLSRTRVYLGIQNILDPFRAVVEFQDSRAFNSIYQLQGQEINQTDLISAYGELYFKDAFGKDPRGNDRPLTVRAGRFHFELLDRRLIAENEFRNTTNNFEGFRVKVGKKDNDWDLDSFFMRPVVRLPYQFDRPDWQNWVYGSVFSFRRFSEYVTVQPYFLGRTQYGDPSNPSNALKTHRETYAPGVRMYGVIGNFDYDFDINKQFGSFGRLQTAAPYLGTNTSIQITPTFINQVTSQNSVEVTVPHNALAWGLELGYTFSEHPWKPRISTVYVYGSGNGSPFNYSNSNFDIFYGFNQPFSRNDYFAWNNIKDPKVRLEFTPAKNLQIDTAFSAYWLASPANAWDRANLFAPLGNRGNFLGTEFDIRARYKLSQFINITASYARFWPGSFTSSFAPPVAFQQWPSPYSNAAFGVTQTGTTWGLTSKPTDFFYLEATANAFGDGQPITKDPVTQLWGAVGPGGKPLAPSWRDVYVGLNGGGAWSNPTTRTVTGATSQAVASNPVAAASRLMDGDNQLAGFIGGLQLGANWRFDPGVVAGVEADLHGVSGNTDTTMQGSVIAVGRPTYVNYGQRTATLNYLGTIRGRLGFLPTPTLQVYGTGGLAYGGVISNTALFTAPNGNPAVSNWTLSSAQFTDSLLGWTAGGGVEWMFMPNWSVKAEYLYYNLGDATATGYNALRYSGANIGLPNVAYNYGLTTRTKFDGNLVQAGINRHFDLFAEQ; this is encoded by the coding sequence ATGGCAAAGTTGCGACATTTGAAACTCGGCGTGGCTGTTGCGGCTCTGGCGGTGTCGACCGGCGCTGTGCGCGCAGAGGATCAGAAGGCGTCGCCCTCTGTCGCGACGAAGACGGAGTCCGCCGCCGGGAAAGGCAAGCAGTCGGACGCGACGCGCGGCGAGGCGAAAGCGGATCAAAAAGGCGTGGCCGCCAAGGGCGACGGGGCCAACAAGGGCGACGCCGCCAAGGGCGACGCGGCGAAGGGCGACGGGGCCAAGGGCGCGGCGGCGAAGCCGGGCGACGCCAAGCCAGAAGAGAAGAAGAGCTATTACGTGCCGACGCGCGGCTATCGCCTCGAGCCGCAGCCCGACATTCCGCCTTACGTGCGCAATCTCGGCAAGACCTATCCGCAGTTCGAAGGGATAGACTGGCTCAACGTCGGCCTCGATTCGCGCGTGCGGTTCGAATATCGCCAGAACGACTATCGGCCGTGGACCGACACGACCACTTTTCCGCCGACCTCGCAGCGGCGCTATTTCCCCAATTCGCTGTGGCTGTCGCGCACCCGCGTTTATCTCGGCATCCAGAATATCCTCGATCCGTTCCGCGCCGTGGTCGAGTTTCAGGATTCCCGCGCCTTCAACAGCATCTATCAGCTGCAGGGCCAGGAGATTAACCAGACCGATCTGATTTCGGCCTATGGCGAACTCTATTTCAAGGACGCCTTCGGCAAGGATCCGCGCGGCAACGATCGTCCGCTCACGGTGCGCGCCGGCCGCTTCCACTTCGAACTTCTCGACCGCCGCCTCATCGCCGAAAACGAGTTCCGCAACACGACGAATAATTTCGAAGGCTTCCGCGTCAAGGTCGGCAAGAAGGACAACGACTGGGACCTCGACAGCTTCTTCATGCGGCCGGTGGTTCGGCTGCCCTATCAGTTCGACCGGCCCGACTGGCAGAACTGGGTCTATGGCAGCGTGTTCAGCTTCCGTCGCTTCTCGGAATACGTCACCGTCCAGCCGTATTTCCTCGGCCGCACCCAATATGGCGACCCGTCCAATCCGTCGAATGCGCTCAAGACCCATCGCGAGACCTATGCGCCGGGCGTGCGCATGTATGGCGTCATCGGCAATTTCGATTACGACTTCGACATCAACAAGCAGTTCGGCTCCTTCGGGCGCCTGCAGACGGCGGCGCCTTATCTCGGCACGAACACCTCGATCCAGATCACGCCGACCTTCATCAACCAGGTCACTTCGCAAAACAGCGTCGAAGTGACGGTGCCGCACAACGCCTTGGCCTGGGGGCTGGAGCTCGGCTACACTTTCTCCGAGCACCCCTGGAAGCCGCGCATCAGCACGGTCTATGTCTATGGCTCGGGCAACGGCAGCCCGTTCAATTACTCGAACAGCAATTTCGATATTTTCTACGGCTTCAACCAGCCGTTCTCGCGCAACGACTATTTCGCCTGGAACAACATCAAGGACCCGAAGGTCCGATTGGAGTTCACGCCGGCGAAGAACCTGCAGATCGACACGGCGTTCAGCGCCTATTGGCTGGCGAGCCCCGCCAACGCCTGGGACCGCGCCAATCTGTTCGCGCCGCTCGGCAACAGGGGCAATTTCCTCGGCACGGAATTCGACATCCGCGCCCGCTACAAGCTGTCGCAATTCATCAACATCACGGCGAGCTATGCGCGCTTCTGGCCGGGGTCGTTCACATCGAGCTTCGCGCCGCCGGTGGCGTTCCAGCAATGGCCGTCGCCTTATTCCAACGCGGCCTTCGGCGTCACCCAGACCGGCACGACCTGGGGCCTGACCTCGAAGCCGACGGACTTCTTCTATCTGGAGGCGACGGCCAACGCCTTCGGCGACGGCCAGCCGATCACCAAGGATCCGGTGACGCAGCTTTGGGGCGCGGTGGGCCCGGGCGGCAAGCCGTTGGCGCCGAGCTGGCGCGACGTCTATGTGGGCCTGAACGGCGGCGGCGCCTGGTCGAACCCGACGACGCGGACGGTGACGGGCGCGACCTCGCAGGCCGTCGCCAGCAATCCGGTCGCGGCGGCGTCGCGGCTGATGGATGGCGACAACCAGCTGGCCGGCTTCATCGGCGGCCTGCAGCTCGGCGCCAACTGGCGCTTCGATCCGGGCGTCGTGGCGGGCGTCGAGGCCGATCTGCATGGCGTGTCGGGCAACACCGACACGACGATGCAGGGCTCGGTGATCGCCGTCGGCAGGCCGACTTATGTGAACTACGGCCAGCGCACCGCGACGCTGAACTATCTCGGCACCATCCGCGGGCGCCTCGGCTTCTTGCCGACGCCGACGCTGCAGGTCTATGGGACCGGCGGTCTGGCCTATGGCGGGGTCATTTCCAATACGGCGCTATTTACGGCGCCGAACGGCAATCCCGCGGTCTCCAACTGGACGCTGTCCAGCGCGCAATTCACCGACTCGCTTCTCGGCTGGACGGCGGGCGGCGGCGTCGAATGGATGTTCATGCCGAACTGGAGCGTGAAGGCCGAATATCTCTATTACAATCTCGGCGACGCGACCGCGACCGGCTATAACGCCTTGCGCTACAGCGGCGCGAATATCGGCCTGCCGAACGTCGCCTATAATTACGGCCTGACCACCCGCACCAAATTCGACGGCAATCTCGTCCAGGCCGGAATCAACCGACACTTCGATCTCTTCGCCGAGCAGTGA